The following proteins come from a genomic window of Vicinamibacterales bacterium:
- a CDS encoding TatD family hydrolase, with product MIDSHCHLADDAFEADLDAAIARAREAGLTAALCILAAGDEAEAARARVVAEKWEAVQFATGVHPHSAGSFAGRAEDAAVAAETQVSAFQGVAVGEIGLDYHYDFAPRDVQRDVFAAQLALARRLGKPVIVHTREATDDTFAILAESGGVRGVFHCFTGDTAMARRALDAGFYVSFAGIVSFPKAEGLREAARIVPEDRLLVETDSPYLAPVPYRGKRNEPAYVARVIEALAAARGEAPARLAERTSRNFGSLFGRG from the coding sequence GTGATCGATTCTCATTGCCACCTCGCGGATGACGCATTCGAGGCGGACCTCGACGCCGCGATCGCGCGGGCGCGCGAGGCGGGGCTCACGGCCGCCCTGTGCATCCTCGCCGCGGGAGACGAGGCGGAAGCGGCGCGGGCACGCGTGGTGGCGGAGAAGTGGGAGGCGGTGCAGTTCGCGACCGGCGTCCATCCCCATTCGGCCGGCAGCTTCGCCGGACGCGCGGAGGACGCCGCAGTCGCGGCGGAAACCCAGGTTTCAGCCTTCCAGGGCGTGGCCGTAGGGGAGATCGGCCTCGACTATCACTACGATTTCGCGCCGCGGGACGTGCAGCGGGACGTCTTCGCGGCGCAGCTCGCGCTCGCCAGGCGGCTGGGCAAACCGGTGATCGTCCACACCCGCGAGGCGACCGACGACACCTTCGCGATCCTGGCCGAGAGCGGCGGCGTCCGCGGCGTGTTCCATTGTTTCACCGGCGACACGGCGATGGCGCGGCGCGCCCTCGATGCCGGGTTCTACGTGTCGTTTGCCGGCATCGTCAGCTTTCCCAAGGCGGAAGGGCTGCGCGAGGCGGCGCGGATCGTGCCGGAGGACCGGCTGCTGGTCGAGACCGACAGCCCCTACCTGGCGCCGGTGCCGTACCGCGGCAAGCGAAACGAGCCCGCGTACGTGGCGCGGGTGATCGAGGCGCTCGCCGCAGCCCGCGGCGAGGCGCCGGCGCGGCTGGCGGAACGGACCAGCCGCAATTTCGGCAGCCTTTTCGGGCGTGGCTGA
- the metG gene encoding methionine--tRNA ligase, which yields MAARFYITTPIYYINAEPHLGHAYTTIVADAIARARRLRGDDVFFLTGTDEHGQKVERAARAAAQDPMAFADRTSQKFRELFSRLNISNDDFIRTTEPRHIKAAQEIWRRVRDRGFLYKAAYEGWYCTVDELFVPETQLVDGKCPTCGNPVERLAEESYFFKLSAFQDRLLDLYERHPEFITPDIRRNEIAAFVAAGLRDLSVSRTSFRWGIPVPDDPKHVMYVWFDALTNYLTAAGFPDDAARQQRYWPADIHLMGKEIVRQHAVYWPAFLMAADLPLPKRIIGHGWWLMNEAKMSKSLGNVVRPDDYVRIFGVDAFRYYVLREMTLGQDASFSDDTFLTRYNADLANDLGNVVSRVATMIERYCGGRVPGPAEAAETAVDHELRKATEAAVKAAFEAADRLDFSQALREVWDLIARVNKYVVVREPWTLAKSESSRPLLETTLCHAAGTLSVVAALVHPVMPQTARRMSALLGSPLLPWDDRLPHARLEPGRPLGTIDHLFPRIDLSVEELRAQWSTPVSDQNPGTPAPAPAAPSAAAAPAAAPASADNRISIDDFLKVDLRVARVLAAEKVPNSRKLMKLSIDVGTEQRTLVAGIAEAYEAEQLVGKTIGIVFNLKPAKLMGIESNGMILAASPEGGKPVLVAFDGDIAPGSRIK from the coding sequence ATGGCCGCCCGGTTCTACATCACGACGCCGATCTACTACATCAACGCCGAGCCGCACCTTGGCCATGCCTACACGACCATCGTCGCCGATGCGATCGCGCGGGCGCGCCGGCTCCGCGGTGACGACGTGTTCTTCCTCACCGGCACGGACGAGCACGGGCAGAAGGTGGAGCGCGCGGCGCGCGCGGCGGCGCAGGACCCGATGGCCTTCGCCGATCGGACGTCGCAGAAGTTCCGCGAGCTGTTCTCGCGGCTGAACATCTCGAACGACGACTTCATCCGCACCACCGAGCCGCGCCACATCAAGGCGGCGCAGGAGATCTGGCGCCGCGTGCGCGACCGGGGCTTCCTGTACAAGGCCGCCTACGAAGGGTGGTACTGCACCGTCGACGAGTTGTTCGTGCCGGAAACGCAGCTGGTCGACGGCAAGTGCCCGACGTGCGGCAATCCGGTCGAGCGCCTCGCCGAGGAGAGCTATTTCTTCAAGCTGTCCGCGTTCCAGGATCGCCTGCTCGATCTCTACGAACGCCATCCCGAGTTCATCACGCCGGACATCCGGCGCAACGAGATCGCCGCCTTCGTCGCGGCGGGCCTGCGCGATCTCAGCGTCAGCCGCACCTCGTTCCGCTGGGGGATCCCGGTGCCGGACGACCCGAAGCACGTCATGTACGTCTGGTTCGATGCGCTGACGAACTACCTCACCGCGGCCGGCTTTCCCGACGACGCCGCGCGGCAGCAGCGCTACTGGCCGGCGGACATCCATCTGATGGGCAAGGAAATCGTCCGCCAGCACGCGGTCTACTGGCCGGCGTTCCTGATGGCCGCCGACCTGCCGCTGCCGAAGCGGATCATCGGCCACGGCTGGTGGCTGATGAACGAGGCCAAGATGTCGAAGTCGCTCGGCAACGTCGTCAGGCCCGACGACTACGTGCGGATCTTCGGCGTCGACGCGTTCCGTTACTACGTGCTGCGCGAGATGACGCTGGGGCAGGACGCGAGCTTCAGCGACGACACGTTCCTGACGCGCTACAACGCGGACCTCGCCAACGATCTCGGCAACGTGGTCAGCCGCGTGGCGACGATGATCGAGCGCTATTGCGGCGGCCGGGTGCCGGGCCCCGCGGAAGCGGCCGAGACTGCCGTCGATCACGAGCTTCGCAAGGCGACGGAAGCGGCGGTGAAGGCGGCGTTCGAGGCAGCCGATCGGCTGGACTTCAGCCAGGCGCTGCGCGAGGTCTGGGACCTGATCGCCCGGGTCAACAAGTACGTCGTCGTCCGCGAGCCCTGGACGCTGGCGAAATCGGAGAGCAGCCGCCCGCTGCTGGAGACGACGCTCTGCCACGCGGCCGGCACGCTGAGTGTCGTGGCGGCGCTGGTTCACCCCGTGATGCCGCAGACCGCACGGCGGATGAGTGCGCTGCTGGGCTCGCCGCTGCTGCCCTGGGACGACCGCCTTCCGCACGCCCGTCTGGAGCCGGGACGTCCCCTCGGCACCATCGATCACCTGTTTCCGCGCATCGACCTCAGCGTCGAAGAACTGCGCGCGCAATGGAGCACACCTGTGTCTGATCAGAATCCCGGAACCCCCGCACCGGCCCCGGCTGCGCCTTCCGCCGCCGCGGCCCCGGCGGCGGCGCCCGCCTCCGCCGACAACCGCATCTCGATCGACGACTTCCTGAAGGTCGATCTCCGCGTCGCCAGGGTCCTCGCCGCGGAAAAGGTTCCCAACTCGCGCAAGTTGATGAAGCTGTCGATCGACGTCGGCACGGAGCAGCGGACGCTGGTCGCCGGCATCGCGGAGGCGTACGAGGCGGAGCAGCTCGTCGGCAAGACGATCGGCATCGTGTTCAATCTGAAGCCGGCGAAGCTGATGGGAATCGAATCGAACGGCATGATCCTGGCGGCGAGCCCCGAGGGCGGCAAGCCGGTCCTGGTCGCGTTCGACGGCGACATCGCTCCCGGCTCGCGCATCAAGTGA